The DNA sequence ACACGAGCTGCTGGCTGCCGCCGATGACGTCGCGGCGGAGCAGCCGGCCGCAGGCGTTCGGCCCGTAGGGGCACTGGTCGTCCTGGCCCTTGCCCTGCTCGAACACGTCGACCCGCGGGCCCAGCGACCGCACCTGGAAACCGCGCAGCGAGTTGATGCCGCCGGGGAAGTAGCGCTCGAACAGCGGCAGCTCCGGATTGTTGCCGAAGCCGAGGCCGTAGCCGAAGTTCCAGCCGGTGGCGAAGGTGAGCGGTCCGAGCTTCGGGATCTGGTACACCGGGATGTACCAGCGGGCGCGCGACTGGGCGTTGAGGAAGTCGCTGTCGCCGCCGAGACCGGCGATCTCGATCGAGAAGTCCTGGAACGAGCCCGCCGTCGGGTCGAGCAGGCTGTTGCGGGTGTCGCGGAAGATGCGGGGAATGATCGAGCTGGTCAGGCTGGTGCCGGCGGCGGCGCGCAGCACGGTGGCGGCGCTGCGGGCGACGTTGGAGATCTCCGCGTTCTCGATGCGGTACTCGACGCCCATGCGGGTATCGAGCAGCGACACCTCGCCCAGCGGGCCGAGGTGGACGACGTCGAGGCCGAGCGCCGGGAACGGATAGAGCGTCCGGATGCCGCCGCCGGTGCCGCCGCGGGTGAACTGGTCGAACTCGAGCTGCCAGTTGAAGGCGTCGATGCCGAGGGTCAGCGGCGTGTCGAGGAAGTACGGCTCGGTGAAGCTGAGGCTGATGTTGCGGCGGATCGAACCGAAGTCGGCGTTCAGGACGATCGCCTGGCCGCGGCCGAAGAGGTTCGACTCGGAGAGCCGGATGTTGAACAGGAACGACTCGCCCGAGCTGATGCCGGCGCCGGCGGAGAAGGCGCCGGTGTTTCCCTCGCGGACGTCGACCAGCATGTCGAGCTTGTCCTCGGCGTCCGCCTTGCGGGTGGTGATGTTGACGTCCTCGAAGAAGCCGAGGCGGCGCAGGCGGTCCTGGCTGCGGCGCAGCCGGGTGCCGGAAAACGGGCTCTGTTCCGCGAGCTCGAGCTCGCGGCGGATGACCTTGTCGCGCGTCTTGGTGTTGCCGCTGATCTCGATGCGGTCGATGCTCACCGCCGGGCCGCGGGTGATGGTATAGGTGACGTCGACCCGTTTGTCGGCCTGGTCGATGTTGGTCGTGGGGGTCACGTTGACGAAGGCGTAGCTGAGGTCGCCGTACGCCTCGGTGAGATTGTTGATGTCCTTGCGCAGCAGGCTCGGCTTGAAGATCTCGCCCTCGTGCGCCTCGAACTTGCCCTGCTGCGCGGTCTCGATCTCCGGCAGCGTCTCGCCGGCGGTGGCAATGGTGCCGAAGTGGTACTGCTCGCCCTCGTCGACCTTGATGGTGACGGTGAGGCCGTCCTCCTGGCGCTCGACCTTCGGTTCGTCGACGCGGACGTCGATGAAGCCGTTCTCGTAGTACCAGGCGGTGAGGCGCTCGGTGTCGGTCTTCAGCACCTCGCGGTCGAGGTTGCCGGATCCGGTGATCGGCGACAGGATGCCGCGCTCGCTGGTCTGCATGACGCGCTTCAGCTCGCTGTCGCTGAACTGGCTGTTGCCCTCGAACTCGATGTGCTGGA is a window from the bacterium genome containing:
- the bamA gene encoding outer membrane protein assembly factor BamA; protein product: MRALIIALAVAGLVLRPAVGVSQLAEAAPTAGIRIERVEIVGNQRVEDEAVRVKLKQRAGSPYDPQAVDDDIRAIYKMGFFDDVRATMDRQGGGWVLTYDVHERPFIRQVRIEGNKKIDKEELEGMLRVRPTTILDPEKARQGIEEAKNAYQKKGYLDADIRYETTPVGENEVDVTFVVDEREPIRIQHIEFEGNSQFSDSELKRVMQTSERGILSPITGSGNLDREVLKTDTERLTAWYYENGFIDVRVDEPKVERQEDGLTVTIKVDEGEQYHFGTIATAGETLPEIETAQQGKFEAHEGEIFKPSLLRKDINNLTEAYGDLSYAFVNVTPTTNIDQADKRVDVTYTITRGPAVSIDRIEISGNTKTRDKVIRRELELAEQSPFSGTRLRRSQDRLRRLGFFEDVNITTRKADAEDKLDMLVDVREGNTGAFSAGAGISSGESFLFNIRLSESNLFGRGQAIVLNADFGSIRRNISLSFTEPYFLDTPLTLGIDAFNWQLEFDQFTRGGTGGGIRTLYPFPALGLDVVHLGPLGEVSLLDTRMGVEYRIENAEISNVARSAATVLRAAAGTSLTSSIIPRIFRDTRNSLLDPTAGSFQDFSIEIAGLGGDSDFLNAQSRARWYIPVYQIPKLGPLTFATGWNFGYGLGFGNNPELPLFERYFPGGINSLRGFQVRSLGPRVDVFEQGKGQDDQCPYGPNACGRLLRRDVIGGSQQLVFNNELIFPIVQQLGIKGVVFCDAGNAFLASQGIDFGGMRVSVGGGIRWLSPIGPLRIEVGVPLNPQSGDQIQRIQFSFGAPP